tctaatgAAATATTAATCATAAAATGAAACTTCAAATTCTTTTTGTATTTATGAAGATTTGATGAATGAATATTCTGTATTAATTAAGAAACCAAGTGTACAAGAGGATATTTACACAAGGAAGAGAAACTAACTCTCTAAACTAACTTCCAAACTATACGGATCTTCCCTCCAAAACTCTGTTATGAAAAACTCCAATCAGCTACTTACACGTGGTTATAATTATAACTAACCAACTAAAGCTAAGCCTAAGCTACTAGTAGCATTACAAACTAAAGGATAAAGCTACTGCCGTTTATGCAGATGCAGGGACAATTGCAATTGTTACAGTGCTCTGTTCTTTGACAGCTCCTGCTCAGCTCCTTTGGCTAGTTCCAGTTCAAGTCCTCGGCTCACCTTTGATCTGATCCTTCTGATAGTATTGCGGAGTTTGCGATGCACATTACCTAAACAGAAGTTTAGTAAAAGGAAAGATTATTGTCTGCGATGAGCCTGATGCAGATACTGAGGCAGGCAGAGGGGGGAGCAGTCGGGTCAATCTTGAAGAATGACCCGTTTGATGATGTTGCCAAAGTGTTATCATTACCTACATCCTCTTTATGTGTTGGCAAATTTGACATAGTCGCGTCCTACCTTAATTCTACAAAGTATAGCTTCCTATTTAGTCCTGTTTGTTCTTTGAATTTGCTTTCTTTATATGAATCAATCGTCCTTGTGTTTTGCTTTACAGAGAGCCTCAAGCAACCATTCTAAAAAGTGAAGCCATAAAGGATCATGATGCTCCAAGAGTCGCTTGGTTTTCTTCACTTGGGCTGAATTTTCTTGTGCTAGAAATCTTGAAGGTACATGGTTTTTGTGCCTACAAAAATCTTTGCCTCATACAATTGAATTGATTACATTGTATTATGCTTTTATTTCACTGCAGCCAGATATAACTGCCCCCGGTGAAGAAATCTTGGCTGTATATTCACCAATTGTTTCACCCACGTCCAGCTCTCAAGACAAGAGGCGTGTTAAGTACAATATATTGTCCAGAACCTCCATATCTTGCCCTCATGCTGCTGGTGTGGCTGCATATGTCAAAACTTTTCACCCCGATTGGTCAGCTTCAGCCATCAAATCCGCTATTATGACTACCGGTAATCTTTCTTaattcttcttctgtctttttatttatattttcctgGTTAAGTACAAGTATTCTTTCTTAAagtttattttgctgaaccaCCAACTATTTTGTATCTATAGCTTCGCCCATGAATGCTACCAAAAATTTAGAAGCAGAATTTGCTTATGGATCTGGGCTAATCAATCCAACAAAAGCTGTTCGTCCAGGGCCCGTTTATGATGCTTCTAAGGAAGACAACATCAAAATGCGATGCTTCTAAAGAAGACTACATCAAAATGCTATGTGGTTTAGGGTATGATGAAACTTAGACATATTACAGGAGCTAACAGCCCTTGCCCCAAAGTTTCCAAGAAAGTGTTGCCCAGGGATCTAAATTACCCATCACTGACCGCTATGGTCAGTCCATCAAAGTTTTTTAATGTTACCTTTCACAGGATAGTTACGAATGTAGGCTTTGCAAACTCCACTTACAAGGGTGAAAAGAAATTATGCAGTGGATTATTTACTTAAAAGTATAATTATGCCAAGTGTTCcatttggttttaaaaatagGCCGTCACCAATTGCAAAGCAATAAACGCAATATGAAAAGGAAACATGATATGGTGACAAAGTAGAAAATTCAAGGAAAATGTTCCCGAGAGAAAAATCTACTACAAGGTGACGGATCCAAATGAGCAATCTACTGATTCTATTCGAATAAGAGAAGTTTGCAGATCTAGTGCAAAAACTTTGTTCATAAACTCTACTAGCTAGATGAATTTACTATAGAAACATCCAACAACTAAAAACTTtagaacctctaaactcttgAATTTTATGGATGCTCCACATATGACACACCCATGTTTCCCGTCCCAAACCTTCGActattttgttgtaaaataaatttttgataatattcatgattgaaaatatttgtttcataattagaataaaaattagaaaagtaaGTATAAGTACAATTAAgcactatataaaaaaaattagtaggttATAAATTTTCTAGTCCTTACTAACCATTggcacaattaaaaaatattcaataattttttaaagttgagATGTGAATCACATGATGCTCATAATGGTGAAATTCCATGTCAATAGTATTTTTTCAAGTTTGTaaattcttgaaaataaaatttgtttactaatttaaaaaaaaaaaaaaaaaaaaaaaaaaaaaaaaaaactcatcagtttaaaaaatattcacttgtctatttttttagaaataatattCACTTGTCTTTTGAAAATCTGGAGTTGAGCTAAGATAAACAAGTCTACTATGTGTTAACTAACccaattatttatttcttgtaattgagaattttttccggcataaaataaaattctaatcaATAGTGATGctcaattataaaatttcttattgatggtaaaaaaataaaataataataatgatctTTTAGGCTGAGCTAGACAACATACCAACGTCCAAATCTTGAAGTTCCaaactttaaaatttggatCCCAAATTAATATATAACCAAAATGTCATACGAAGcatgttgatgatattgttgGTTATggcctaaaaaaaattgcatcacgACACAGTGGTTTGCCAACTCTTTGCTAACTTATATATAATTCATTAGTCATTACTTTTTTCTTAGcagagaattttttttgaaagatatttttttttttttggagattttttgttttagttttataattgtattgtaaataaaaagattttttttattcttttcttttgttggttttggaAGGAGACCATTGTCCAGGTATTTAGTATCAAATGTTGTCATGCCAATGGTATCAAAACCCAATAAGTATGAGGCAAGTCAGCAAAAACTAACTAACTTACTAACAATTGAAAGACATGTGTTAATGGGTAGTTATTTTTGCATACATGTCTCTCGTTTATTGGATTTTAATACGTATGatatggtatcatttgatacaaaatattttttcccaCTTGTGACATATAGAGCTATGTGGGCactttaataaatatatatatatatatatatatattttttttttcttttgacaaaAGCCTCTTATTAAAGTGCCTTTCACTTTTTCTTGCTATATATGGAAGTGTTGACATTCACGTGCTTTTTAGGAGTTTAGTGTACTAAATATTTAACTTTGACTTATGATAACTTTGtgttttattgatttttcttgattattGCAAAGGATTATTGCACGTAGATTTGAACTTATAAATTAgtctctctttttaaaaaaaaaaaaaattattttgaggaaaaataaatagatgaCATAAAACGTACCTAGACTACATGATTTCTACATATTCATTCTGTCATGGTTTAAGAAAGTGACCTAGATAACATTATTGTTACATGTTCAATGACCACACGTTTAGTTTGCAATTCTGCCATTTGcatcataaaaatttatatagtcCAAAATTCTAAGACTACAACTTTTCAAGTCTTTGGAAGTTTTGAACAATGACAAGACTTGGTGAAACGATTGACGCTTGTTGAATGAAAGATATGTTAAAAATTATAGGATGTCTtaaccaattatatatatattgagagagagagagagagagagagaatttaattgtaaatttaatcgtaaataatatcattataaataaatattttttgttgaacTTTCACGATCATTGTAAGCataccaatttttttataataaaatatttgaggaaagagaaacaaatgacataaaagtaaaacagGCCCAAAAACATGATTGCTACACATTCAATTTAGCATGAATAATAGAGGGACCCAAATAACATAATATCTACACATTATCTCCGCAACTCCGCAATCAATATCAAACAAGTGTTATACAGTCCAAAATTCCAAGACTATAACTTTCCAAAGTCTTTGCGAGTTCCAAACAATGACCAAAAACTTGTGAAGTATTAACTAGAAATCTAACATATGCCACACGTTCAATCTAGCATGAATAATAGAGGGACCTAGATAACATAATATGTACACATTATCTCCAAAATTCCTCAACTACAACTTTCCACAGTCTTTATGAGTTTCAAACAATAACC
The Quercus lobata isolate SW786 chromosome 10, ValleyOak3.0 Primary Assembly, whole genome shotgun sequence DNA segment above includes these coding regions:
- the LOC115964283 gene encoding subtilisin-like protease SBT4.3 — its product is MSLMQILRQAEGGAVGSILKNDPFDDVAKVLSLPTSSLCVGKFDIVASYLNSTKEPQATILKSEAIKDHDAPRVAWFSSLGLNFLVLEILKPDITAPGEEILAVYSPIVSPTSSSQDKRRVKYNILSRTSISCPHAAGVAAYVKTFHPDWSASAIKSAIMTTASPMNATKNLEAEFAYGSGLINPTKAVRPGPVYDASKEDNIKMRCF